In a single window of the Bradyrhizobium erythrophlei genome:
- a CDS encoding N-acetylmuramoyl-L-alanine amidase family protein has protein sequence MKPSASKSLAAKCDPSKFRVVLDVGHTADSEGATSARNVAEFVFNLRLAQRIEEKLKADGFPETRLLVTKGKARPSLVKRVVAANELHADLFLSIHHDSVPNSLLENWEFEGRKSHFSDRFSGYSVFVSHNNPDFRTSLAFAELVGKEMKAQGLQYAQQYTQAIMGRYQHPLLNKETGVYSYDQLKVLRSTRMPAVLLEAGSIINRDEELKMDSPERRDIISNAVATAVKEFCDPQPVFLGPP, from the coding sequence TTGAAGCCCTCGGCTTCGAAATCGCTCGCAGCGAAATGCGATCCCTCGAAATTCCGGGTCGTTCTGGATGTGGGACATACCGCCGACTCAGAAGGCGCGACCAGCGCCCGCAATGTCGCCGAGTTCGTCTTCAATTTGCGTCTTGCGCAGCGGATCGAGGAAAAATTGAAGGCCGATGGCTTTCCTGAGACCAGGCTGCTTGTGACCAAGGGCAAGGCCAGGCCCAGCCTCGTCAAGCGCGTCGTCGCGGCCAACGAACTGCACGCGGATCTCTTTCTCTCGATCCACCATGACTCCGTGCCCAACTCGTTGCTCGAGAATTGGGAATTCGAGGGCAGGAAAAGCCATTTCAGCGACCGCTTCAGCGGCTATTCCGTCTTCGTCTCCCACAACAATCCGGATTTCAGGACGAGCCTTGCGTTCGCAGAACTGGTCGGCAAGGAAATGAAGGCCCAGGGCCTGCAATATGCCCAGCAATATACCCAAGCCATCATGGGTCGGTACCAGCACCCGCTGCTGAACAAGGAGACCGGCGTCTATAGCTACGATCAGCTCAAGGTGCTGAGATCGACCCGGATGCCTGCCGTCCTGCTGGAGGCGGGCTCGATCATCAACCGGGACGAAGAGCTGAAGATGGACTCGCCTGAACGCCGGGACATCATCAGCAACGCTGTCGCGACAGCCGTGAAGGAATTCTGCGATCCCCAACCGGTTTTCCTCGGTCCGCCCTGA
- a CDS encoding M15 family metallopeptidase, producing MPAIFIQRRPVARRRRVNPFSTLSRAGLVLIVMTLPAPALAGSVLPKGFVYLRDIDPTIVQDIRYAGSHNFVGRPIRGYLAAECILSVSAANALEIVQRMLTEKSLSLIVWDCYRPKRAVEDFFQWSKDPTQSEMKAEFYPRTDKEKLFALGYLAKRSAHSRGSTVDLGIVPTASSSVPSPNPLQPLRACTSRKGERFEDGTIDFGTGYDCLDVLANTSNALVGGIALHNRQTLKSYMERAGFRSYAKEWWHFKLINEPFNRDEFNFAVSTSPSSNERPAR from the coding sequence ATGCCGGCGATTTTTATTCAGAGGAGGCCCGTGGCGCGAAGGCGGCGGGTGAATCCATTTAGCACGCTCAGCCGGGCTGGTCTTGTCTTGATAGTCATGACGCTGCCAGCTCCGGCTTTGGCGGGCTCCGTGTTGCCCAAGGGTTTCGTTTATTTGCGCGACATAGATCCTACGATCGTTCAAGATATTCGCTATGCGGGATCTCATAACTTTGTAGGCCGACCAATAAGGGGCTACCTCGCCGCCGAGTGCATCCTCAGCGTATCAGCCGCAAATGCCCTTGAAATCGTGCAGAGAATGTTGACCGAGAAAAGCCTCTCGCTCATCGTCTGGGATTGCTATCGGCCGAAGCGGGCTGTCGAGGATTTTTTTCAGTGGAGCAAAGACCCAACTCAGTCCGAAATGAAGGCCGAATTCTATCCACGCACCGATAAGGAAAAGCTGTTCGCTCTTGGGTATCTCGCAAAACGATCGGCTCACTCGCGGGGGAGCACGGTGGACCTGGGAATAGTCCCGACCGCTTCTTCATCAGTGCCGTCGCCGAATCCGTTGCAGCCCCTTAGGGCATGCACGTCTCGAAAAGGAGAGAGATTCGAAGATGGAACGATCGATTTTGGCACAGGCTACGACTGCTTGGACGTGCTTGCAAATACATCAAACGCTCTTGTAGGCGGGATAGCATTACACAACCGTCAAACACTGAAATCCTACATGGAACGAGCAGGCTTTCGTTCCTATGCCAAGGAGTGGTGGCACTTCAAACTTATCAATGAGCCATTTAATCGTGACGAGTTCAACTTTGCGGTCTCGACCTCACCATCATCAAACGAAAGGCCAGCACGCTAA